The window tatataaatattattattgatatttgtaatatttcatGATATAGTGTGTATATATACTGATTAGTGTATACATTATAGTATTATGCCACTGTATACTTGCTagtcaaaaaatatattctactataaattcaaatgttgttttgttttttattcattttttagttattgaaaaattttttacaaaatgaagtTTGATTTTTAAGCAACTTATAAAAGTAATGAGTTCTATAACTTTTACCAAATCTGCCTTTCTTtcactcaattatttttttgattgatCTCTTATTAAATCAATCGATTCccaattcaattttctatgcgaagatttaaattaagttcatatttaaatgttgGATCCATACATAGTTAAACTagatgttttaattaattttatgatgaaTTGATAATTTCAATTAACCTTAAATtcgtttgaaaaattaaaaaaaaataacaaacataTTACAATAGTAGTTAGATAACTTCATCATTATCTTGataatattatgtttattttgcaatcaccaaagtgaggtaAAATAAGGAGAGTCTATTATCAAATTCATATGAAAATATGTTTAAGCAATTGATCATTATACGTTTTGATTAGACTTTATAATCAAAGTGAAATCTGCTCAAACAATTAGTatgattcatatttttatatttttatttacgtTGCTACTACAATTCGTAATATCTATCGTTGCTATAGGATACCTCCTCgaccattatttatttgaagcaTGCATTTACATTTACTCGCCTGATTTTTGACTGTTGTATTCAGATATGAATTATTGCCTCACCACCTTCCTTAAGCTACATATGTTGATGAAatctaaaaatggtaaattggTAATTGAGATACTTATTTTAGGATGGAAGAAGTACCTTCCAACATTATTGAAGGAATTATTCACATGGCTACAATTTGGTAGTACTGCTACTATATGTTCCTCTCTTTAATTATGGGTTTTTGTAAGAAATGAATAGGCAGGCCTTATCTTTAACTTGATTATTGTGTTGTATTGTATTATTGCCTCACCCACTTCTCCTTTTGCtacatatatagtatagtatGTTTCTGAAATCTCATGATCAGAGCCACaaagcaaaagcaaaatcAGATCGAACTAACTAATCTCACTATCAATGGCAGATGCAGGTTGCAGGTATGCATTAGTTACAGGTGGGAACAAAGGAATCGGATTCGAGGTCTGTAAGCAGTTAGCTTCCAAAGGAATTACAGTGATATTAACTTCAAGGGATGAGAAGAGAGGCAATGAGGCAGTGCAATCCCTCAAGGACTCTGGCCTCTCTGATTATGTGGTTTTTCATCAACTCAATGTTGTCGATTCTGCAAGCATCGCTGCTGCTGCCCAATTCCTCACCACAAAATATGGGAGGCTTGACATTCTGGTATCAAGACACATCTCATCTTCAACTTCCCACCATTAGGCTAACAATTTTTGTGCAGGTGAACAATGCAGGAATACTAGGAGTAGGACTGGAGGGAGATGTTTCAATTCTTCAAGAGCTAGTAGAAGCAAATGTTGCTACAGTCTTTGCCAACTCAGACGTTGAAACTGTTGGAGTATttgacacacaaaatataggaACACTCAACAAAGATGATTTATGgaggataaa is drawn from Salvia hispanica cultivar TCC Black 2014 unplaced genomic scaffold, UniMelb_Shisp_WGS_1.0 HiC_scaffold_1230, whole genome shotgun sequence and contains these coding sequences:
- the LOC125198138 gene encoding (+)-neomenthol dehydrogenase-like — its product is MADAGCRYALVTGGNKGIGFEVCKQLASKGITVILTSRDEKRGNEAVQSLKDSGLSDYVVFHQLNVVDSASIAAAAQFLTTKYGRLDILVNNAGILGVGLEGDVSILQELVEANVATVFANSDVETVGVFDTQNIGTLNKDDLWRINIYRFLTKGLQNTIKVLQHYKAFFSLSHLS